The following proteins are co-located in the Pseudanabaena sp. BC1403 genome:
- the coaE gene encoding dephospho-CoA kinase (Dephospho-CoA kinase (CoaE) performs the final step in coenzyme A biosynthesis.) produces the protein MNQRIIGITGGIATGKTTVSDYLHQTYGLPILDADLYARQALTGDSLAKLRDRYGKLIFDDQGNLDRRKLGAIVFESEIERQWLERLIHPYVQECLIAEAQHLEPSTVVMVIPLLFEAKMEDLVTETWAIACDPQQQLQRLINRNHLSESEALQRISSQMSQSEKIELADIIIVNSDNTEELFFQVDQALLNSSHGIFLNVS, from the coding sequence ATGAATCAGCGCATCATTGGCATCACAGGAGGCATTGCCACAGGTAAAACCACCGTCTCTGATTATTTGCATCAGACCTATGGACTGCCAATTCTTGATGCTGATTTATATGCTAGACAAGCTTTAACAGGCGATAGCCTTGCAAAACTCCGCGATCGCTATGGCAAATTAATCTTTGATGATCAAGGAAACCTTGATCGCCGCAAGTTGGGCGCGATCGTATTTGAGAGCGAAATCGAGCGTCAATGGCTGGAAAGACTAATCCATCCCTATGTCCAAGAATGCTTAATTGCTGAAGCACAACATTTAGAGCCATCAACGGTGGTAATGGTGATTCCCTTACTGTTTGAGGCAAAAATGGAAGACTTAGTGACCGAGACATGGGCGATCGCTTGCGATCCCCAACAACAGTTGCAAAGACTAATTAACCGCAATCATCTTTCAGAATCTGAAGCGCTACAGAGAATCTCTAGTCAAATGTCTCAATCTGAAAAAATTGAATTAGCTGACATAATAATAGTTAACTCTGATAATACCGAAGAGCTATTTTTTCAAGTTGATCAAGCGCTACTTAACTCATCACACGGCATATTTTTAAACGTGAGTTGA
- the secG gene encoding preprotein translocase subunit SecG — MYETLKIVWSIVAICLVVLILLHSPKSDGLGGFSGQAQLFSSTKSAETALNRVTWFLTAAFLGLTVMLSGGWLTKPTVTAPIPAQVAPATQTAPNAQPIPLNLPATTPATTPEKPQ, encoded by the coding sequence ATGTACGAAACCTTAAAAATAGTCTGGTCTATTGTTGCTATTTGCTTAGTGGTCTTAATTCTCTTACATAGTCCTAAAAGTGATGGTCTGGGTGGCTTTAGTGGTCAAGCTCAATTGTTCTCAAGTACCAAAAGCGCAGAAACAGCTCTCAATCGAGTCACTTGGTTTTTAACCGCAGCTTTTTTGGGCTTAACAGTGATGCTTAGTGGTGGTTGGCTTACTAAGCCAACGGTAACGGCTCCGATCCCTGCACAAGTTGCTCCTGCAACTCAGACTGCACCTAATGCACAACCAATCCCTCTAAATTTGCCAGCAACAACTCCAGCAACAACTCCAGAAAAACCTCAGTAA
- a CDS encoding Uma2 family endonuclease, with translation MTAILPKSSDRASNHILLPSIRWETYRAIADDLESQPSKRLTYDNGLLEIRMPSDLHENYKKILGRIVEALTETLGMEILSLGSMTCDREDLARGLEPDQCYYIQNEAKVWGKDKIDLQLDPPPDLAIEIDITSSSLNRFSIYAQLGVPEVWRYDGQVITIHYLVGAHYSLNDYSIAFPLLRTSDLQNFLELKSTLKENALIQQVRQWAISTHV, from the coding sequence ATGACGGCAATTCTGCCTAAATCTAGCGATCGCGCAAGTAATCATATATTGCTGCCATCGATAAGATGGGAGACGTATCGTGCGATCGCCGATGATTTAGAATCTCAGCCCAGTAAGCGCCTCACCTATGACAATGGGCTGTTAGAAATTCGGATGCCATCTGACCTGCACGAAAATTATAAAAAGATTTTGGGTCGCATTGTCGAGGCTCTGACTGAGACACTAGGAATGGAAATTCTTAGTTTAGGTTCGATGACTTGCGATCGCGAAGATTTAGCAAGAGGTCTAGAACCAGATCAATGCTATTACATCCAGAATGAAGCGAAGGTTTGGGGTAAAGACAAGATTGATTTACAACTCGATCCGCCACCAGATTTAGCGATCGAAATTGATATTACGAGTAGTTCGCTGAATCGATTTTCTATCTATGCCCAATTAGGCGTACCTGAAGTTTGGCGCTATGACGGGCAGGTAATTACGATTCATTATTTAGTCGGCGCACACTATTCTTTGAATGATTATAGTATTGCTTTTCCTTTACTAAGAACTAGCGATCTTCAGAATTTTTTAGAACTCAAAAGTACTCTCAAAGAAAATGCTTTGATTCAGCAGGTACGCCAATGGGCGATATCAACTCACGTTTAA